From a single Eleginops maclovinus isolate JMC-PN-2008 ecotype Puerto Natales chromosome 20, JC_Emac_rtc_rv5, whole genome shotgun sequence genomic region:
- the pdhb gene encoding pyruvate dehydrogenase E1 component subunit beta, mitochondrial encodes MSKKPSSIPPPPSLLTRCDWILVIANPSQHVTCSSDWPKPPDLRRVPALSPTEDRFNMAASVRCFLRSGKNAVLALGQRGFHKSAPAAVQMMVRDALNQAMDEELERDERVFLLGEEVAQYDGAYKVSRGLWKKYGDKRIIDTPITEMGFAGIAVGAAFAGLRPICEFMTFNFSMQAIDQVINSAAKTYYMSAGLQSVPIVFRGPNGASAGVAAQHSQCFAAWYGHCPGLKVVSPWSAEDAKGLLKSAIRDDNPVVFLENELMYGVPFEMSEESQSKDFTIPIGKAKVERQGTSITLVTHSRYVSHCLDAAAVLAKEGIECEVINLRSIRPLDVECIETSVMKTNHLVTVEGGWPQFGVGAEICARIMEGPAFNFLDSPATRVTGVDIPMPYAKILEDNSLPQIKDIIFSVKKTLNV; translated from the exons ATTCCCCCGCCTCCTTCTCTGCTTACCCGCTGTGATTGGATTCTTGTTATTGCAAATCCCTCCCAACACGTAACCTGCAGTTCTGATTGGCCAAAACCTCCTGACCTACGTAGAGTCCCCGCCTTGTCTCCGACAGAGGACAGGTTCAACATGGCGGCTTCAGTGAGGTGCTTTCTCCGCTCAGGAAAG AATGCAGTTTTGGCTCTGGGGCAGCGGGGGTTCCACAAAAGCGCCCCGGCCGCTGTACAG aTGATGGTCCGTGATGCGCTGAACCAGGCGATGGACGAGGAGCTGGAGAGGGACGAGCGAGTGTTCCTGTTGGGTGAGGAGGTGGCGCAGTATGACGGAGCCTACAAG gtgagCAGGGGTTTGTGGAAGAAGTACGGAGACAAACGTATCATCGACACTCCGATCACAGAG ATGGGGTTTGCCGGAATCGCAGTAGGAGCTGCTTTT GCTGGCCTGAGACCAATCTGTGAGTTCATGACCTTCAACTTCTCGATGCAAGCCATCGACCAGGTCATCAACTCCGCGGCCAAGACGTACTACATGTCAGCCGGCCTGCAGTCGGTGCCCATTGTCTTCAGAGGACCCAACGGAGCGTCAGCCGGCGTTGCTGCACAGCACTCGCAGTGCTTTGCTGCATG GTATGGCCACTGTCCAGGTCTGAAGGTGGTGAGTCCCTGGAGCGCAGAAGATGCCAAAGGCCTCCTGAAGTCTGCCATCAGAGACGACAACCCTG ttGTGTTCTTGGAGAATGAGCTGATGTACGGCGTTCCCTTCGAGATGTCAGAGGAGTCGCAGTCCAAAGATTTCACCATTCCTATCGGCAAAGCGAAGGTTGAGAGACAGG GCACTAGTATCACTCTGGTCACTCACTCTCGGTATGTCAGTCACTGCCTGGATGCTGCTGCCGTCCTCGCCAAGGAGGGAATCGAGTGTGAG gTGATCAACCTGCGGTCAATCCGCCCTCTGGATGTGGAGTGTATCGAGACCAGCGTGATGAAGACTAACCACCTAGTGACGGTGGAGGGAGGCTGGCCTCAGTTCGGGGTCGGGGCTGAGATCTGCGCCAGGATCATGGAAG GTCCCGCCTTCAACTTCCTGGACTCTCCAGCCACCAGGGTGACGGGCGTTGACATCCCCATGCCGTACGCCAAGATCCTGGAGGACAACAGCCTGCCGCAGATCAAAGACATCATCTTCTCTGTCAAAAAGACCCTCAATGTCTGA
- the LOC134882631 gene encoding bromo and FHA domain-containing protein DDB_G0267958-like isoform X1: MASETNETNAVNGEETVPSSETNEHDYAHDSADGNLTSTEAPSSGAPAGNEGVSAEESFTTAAEPESSSLGQHTLPMELPEPAVGAEVDCPGGNVVEAFPPANTEEVPHKTDPCLLASTAPPSIRVGRRRPKRPEDKDCSACHSEFERQGRSFNRRAVYTFSTPETVQWAFPGASVHEKSFVCETCAQVIRSSCKRRQSGKRTLWVKPPQTKQSEVRDKKKKGRRMGKKSKAALLVSKSCYKAAFKMLWSAKGARKPMMDFWSKQLKDEMKALTRQTDNPFHQKVTSRKPLSSFPWRRCLNWAQEKAPLVTSCLTSLFPDINSLSKSSNQMSEEQAQTLLERRTVVALSLPLFTRNIWKNNYMQAALGAELRLQGCSGSALDALNMMGLCQNKDTVRLLLHRLRNGKKSPTQNGRQRIKTKLEQIKGEHMMDEEEEDDIEEEEEEEEEEENEEEEEDDEEDDDDDDDEEEEEQEEEIEMAVQEVEVEEVQVGVQEDEEEEEQAVEEKVELEKKRRKKKAKKQRKEEKRKERGKRRGKDREMEEESDDEESEQKKRRVVVVRLGLLKGHSEVGRSDLSAP, from the exons atgGCGAGTGAAACCAACGAAACCAACGCAGTGAATGGAGAGGAGACTGTTCCCTCTTCCGAGACAAACGAGCATGACTATGCTCACGACTCTGCTGACGGTAACCTAACTTCGACGGAGGCGCCCTCCTCAGGTGCACCAGCGGGTAACGAGGGAGTAAGTGCAGAGGAGAGCTTCACGACAGCAGCCGAACCCGAGTCTAGCTCCCTTGGGCAACATACTCTGCCGATGGAGCTCCCCGAACCGGCTGTTGGTGCGGAGGTTGACTGCCCCGGTGGAAATGTTGTGGAGGCGTTTCCTCCAGCGAACACCGAAGAGGTGCCCCATAAGACAGACCCATGTCTACTGGCTTCTACCGCACCCCCCTCTATTCGAGTCGGCCGCAGGAGACCAAAGAGGCCGGAGGACAAGGACTGCTCCGCCTGCCATTCTGAGTTCGAGCGGCAGGGCCGCAGCTTCAACCGAAGGGCGGTGTACACCTTCTCCACCCCGGAGACTGTGCAGTGGGCATTTCCGGGTGCCTCTGTGCACGAAAAGTCCTTCGTGTGTGAGACCTGCGCCCAGGTCATCAGGAGCAGTTGTAAACGCAGGCAGAGTGGGAAGCGGACTCTGTGGGTGAAGCCGCCTCAGACAAAACAG TCAGAGGTGAgggacaagaagaagaaaggccGCAGGATGGGTAAGAAGAGCAAAGCGGCGCTACTGGTGAGCAAGTCCTGCTACAAGGCTGCCTTCAAAATGCTCTGGTCTGCCAAAGGTGCCCGGAAGCCAATGATGGATTTCTGGAGCAAACAGCTGAAAGACGAG ATGAAGGCGCTGACACGGCAGACGGATAATCCTTTCCATCAAAAAGTGACGAGCAGGAAGCCACTGTCATCCTTCCCTTGGCGGCGTTGTCTGAACTGGGCCCAGGAAAAGGCTCCCCTCGTCACCTCCTGCCTGACCTCACTGTTTCCGGACATCAACAGCCTCTCCAAGAGCAGCAA CCAGATGTCGGAGGAACAGGCCCAGACACTGCTGGAGCGACGGACTGTGGTGGCACTCTCCCTCCCACTCTTCACCAGGAACATCTGGAAGAACAACTACATGCAGGCGGCTCTGGGGGCCGAGCTCCGCCTGCAGGGCTGCTCCGGCTCCGCTCTTGATGCCCTGAACATGATGGGACTATGTCAGAACAAAGACACCGTCAGGTTACTGCTGCACCGGCTCCGAAACGGCAAGAAATCG CCAACACAGAACGGACGACAGAGGATAAAGACGAAACTAGAGCAGATAAAGGGAGAACATATGatggatgaggaggaggaagatgacattgaggaggaggaggaggaagaagaagaggaggagaatgaggaagaagaagaagacgacgaggaagatgatgatgatgatgatgacgaggaggaggaggaacaagaggaagAAATAGAGATGGCGGTTCAGGAAGTGGAAGTTGAAGAAGTGCAAGTGGGAGTCcaagaggatgaagaagaggaggagcaagCAGTGGAGGAAAAGGTAGAGTTGGAAAAGAagcggaggaagaagaaggcgaagaagcagagaaaggaggagaagaggaaggagagggggaaacGTAGGGGGAAAGACAGGGAAATGGAGGAAGAGTCGGATGATGAAGAGtcggagcagaagaagaggagggtggtggtggtgaggcTCGGTTTGCTGAAGGGACACTCAGAAGTCGGACGATCCGACCTATCAGCTCCCTGA
- the LOC134882631 gene encoding uncharacterized protein LOC134882631 isoform X2 yields MASETNETNAVNGEETVPSSETNEHDYAHDSADGNLTSTEAPSSGAPAGNEGVSAEESFTTAAEPESSSLGQHTLPMELPEPAVGAEVDCPGGNVVEAFPPANTEEVPHKTDPCLLASTAPPSIRVGRRRPKRPEDKDCSACHSEFERQGRSFNRRAVYTFSTPETVQWAFPGASVHEKSFVCETCAQVIRSSCKRRQSGKRTLWVKPPQTKQSEVRDKKKKGRRMGKKSKAALLVSKSCYKAAFKMLWSAKGARKPMMDFWSKQLKDEMKALTRQTDNPFHQKVTSRKPLSSFPWRRCLNWAQEKAPLVTSCLTSLFPDINSLSKSSNQMSEEQAQTLLERRTVVALSLPLFTRNIWKNNYMQAALGAELRLQGCSGSALDALNMMGLCQNKDTVRLLLHRLRNGKKSNGRQRIKTKLEQIKGEHMMDEEEEDDIEEEEEEEEEEENEEEEEDDEEDDDDDDDEEEEEQEEEIEMAVQEVEVEEVQVGVQEDEEEEEQAVEEKVELEKKRRKKKAKKQRKEEKRKERGKRRGKDREMEEESDDEESEQKKRRVVVVRLGLLKGHSEVGRSDLSAP; encoded by the exons atgGCGAGTGAAACCAACGAAACCAACGCAGTGAATGGAGAGGAGACTGTTCCCTCTTCCGAGACAAACGAGCATGACTATGCTCACGACTCTGCTGACGGTAACCTAACTTCGACGGAGGCGCCCTCCTCAGGTGCACCAGCGGGTAACGAGGGAGTAAGTGCAGAGGAGAGCTTCACGACAGCAGCCGAACCCGAGTCTAGCTCCCTTGGGCAACATACTCTGCCGATGGAGCTCCCCGAACCGGCTGTTGGTGCGGAGGTTGACTGCCCCGGTGGAAATGTTGTGGAGGCGTTTCCTCCAGCGAACACCGAAGAGGTGCCCCATAAGACAGACCCATGTCTACTGGCTTCTACCGCACCCCCCTCTATTCGAGTCGGCCGCAGGAGACCAAAGAGGCCGGAGGACAAGGACTGCTCCGCCTGCCATTCTGAGTTCGAGCGGCAGGGCCGCAGCTTCAACCGAAGGGCGGTGTACACCTTCTCCACCCCGGAGACTGTGCAGTGGGCATTTCCGGGTGCCTCTGTGCACGAAAAGTCCTTCGTGTGTGAGACCTGCGCCCAGGTCATCAGGAGCAGTTGTAAACGCAGGCAGAGTGGGAAGCGGACTCTGTGGGTGAAGCCGCCTCAGACAAAACAG TCAGAGGTGAgggacaagaagaagaaaggccGCAGGATGGGTAAGAAGAGCAAAGCGGCGCTACTGGTGAGCAAGTCCTGCTACAAGGCTGCCTTCAAAATGCTCTGGTCTGCCAAAGGTGCCCGGAAGCCAATGATGGATTTCTGGAGCAAACAGCTGAAAGACGAG ATGAAGGCGCTGACACGGCAGACGGATAATCCTTTCCATCAAAAAGTGACGAGCAGGAAGCCACTGTCATCCTTCCCTTGGCGGCGTTGTCTGAACTGGGCCCAGGAAAAGGCTCCCCTCGTCACCTCCTGCCTGACCTCACTGTTTCCGGACATCAACAGCCTCTCCAAGAGCAGCAA CCAGATGTCGGAGGAACAGGCCCAGACACTGCTGGAGCGACGGACTGTGGTGGCACTCTCCCTCCCACTCTTCACCAGGAACATCTGGAAGAACAACTACATGCAGGCGGCTCTGGGGGCCGAGCTCCGCCTGCAGGGCTGCTCCGGCTCCGCTCTTGATGCCCTGAACATGATGGGACTATGTCAGAACAAAGACACCGTCAGGTTACTGCTGCACCGGCTCCGAAACGGCAAGAAATCG AACGGACGACAGAGGATAAAGACGAAACTAGAGCAGATAAAGGGAGAACATATGatggatgaggaggaggaagatgacattgaggaggaggaggaggaagaagaagaggaggagaatgaggaagaagaagaagacgacgaggaagatgatgatgatgatgatgacgaggaggaggaggaacaagaggaagAAATAGAGATGGCGGTTCAGGAAGTGGAAGTTGAAGAAGTGCAAGTGGGAGTCcaagaggatgaagaagaggaggagcaagCAGTGGAGGAAAAGGTAGAGTTGGAAAAGAagcggaggaagaagaaggcgaagaagcagagaaaggaggagaagaggaaggagagggggaaacGTAGGGGGAAAGACAGGGAAATGGAGGAAGAGTCGGATGATGAAGAGtcggagcagaagaagaggagggtggtggtggtgaggcTCGGTTTGCTGAAGGGACACTCAGAAGTCGGACGATCCGACCTATCAGCTCCCTGA